From Amycolatopsis sp. YIM 10, the proteins below share one genomic window:
- a CDS encoding ABC-F family ATP-binding cassette domain-containing protein, with translation MSAAPLVARELVRGFGGRRVLDGVSLTAAPGHRIGLIGENGAGKSTLLRLLSGVDEPERGTVVRPPDLGYLHQEMPFDGRATVAEVLDDALADARATLSRLDELSAALDDDDRLDEYAELLEYAQRHDVWDADRRAEIVLAGLGLGAVEHHRTLASLSGGQRGRLALAALLVRRPSALVLDEPTNHLDDEAAAYLEEQLRGLPGTVVVASHDRAFLDAVCTDLLDLDPAVDGPTRFGGNYSAYLAEKHAERQRWERRFAEEQEEIAELRDALGLTTHQVAHNSVKRDNEKMGYGHTAGRVQNQISRRVRNTTRRLEELDRRRVPPPPPPLRFQPGALAEQAPGEVLVALREVHLPGRLTIDRLDVTATERLLVTGANGAGKSTLLGVLAGHAEAAGIRRQDGLRIGLLSQDTEFDRPHLSARAIYASVLGQERAAAVPLLSLGLLGRRDLGKPVADLSAGQRRRLALALLVAEQPQLLLLDEPTNHLSPTLCDELEDALGSGPGAIVVASHDRWLRSRWRGKTLRLGDR, from the coding sequence GTGAGCGCCGCGCCTCTGGTGGCCCGCGAACTCGTCCGCGGCTTCGGCGGGCGCCGCGTGCTCGACGGCGTTTCGCTCACCGCGGCTCCCGGGCACCGGATCGGGTTGATCGGCGAGAACGGGGCCGGGAAGTCCACCCTGCTGCGCCTGCTGTCCGGAGTGGACGAGCCGGAGCGCGGTACGGTGGTCCGCCCACCGGATCTCGGTTACCTGCACCAGGAAATGCCCTTCGACGGCAGGGCGACGGTCGCCGAGGTACTCGATGACGCACTCGCCGACGCCCGCGCGACACTGTCCCGTTTGGACGAACTGAGTGCCGCGCTCGATGATGACGACCGGCTCGACGAGTACGCGGAACTGCTGGAGTACGCCCAGCGGCACGACGTCTGGGACGCCGACCGGCGCGCCGAAATCGTGCTGGCCGGGCTCGGGCTGGGCGCGGTCGAGCACCATCGCACGCTCGCATCGCTTTCCGGTGGGCAGCGCGGACGGCTCGCGCTGGCCGCGTTGCTGGTGCGCCGCCCGTCCGCGCTGGTGCTCGACGAGCCGACGAACCACCTCGACGACGAGGCGGCGGCATACCTGGAGGAGCAGTTGCGCGGTCTGCCGGGCACGGTGGTCGTGGCCAGCCACGACCGGGCTTTCCTCGACGCGGTGTGCACCGACCTGCTCGACCTCGACCCGGCGGTGGACGGCCCGACGCGGTTCGGCGGCAACTACAGCGCCTACCTGGCCGAGAAGCACGCGGAACGGCAGCGCTGGGAGCGCCGCTTCGCCGAGGAGCAGGAGGAAATCGCCGAGCTGCGCGACGCGCTCGGTCTGACCACGCACCAGGTCGCGCACAACAGCGTCAAGCGGGACAACGAGAAGATGGGCTACGGCCACACGGCGGGCCGGGTGCAGAACCAGATCTCGCGCCGGGTGCGCAACACCACCCGCAGGCTCGAAGAACTGGATCGGCGGCGGGTTCCGCCACCTCCGCCGCCACTGCGGTTCCAACCCGGCGCACTGGCCGAGCAGGCGCCGGGCGAGGTGCTGGTGGCGTTGCGCGAGGTGCACCTGCCCGGACGGCTCACCATCGACCGGCTCGACGTGACGGCCACCGAACGGCTGCTCGTCACCGGGGCCAACGGTGCCGGTAAGTCGACACTGCTGGGTGTGCTGGCCGGTCACGCCGAAGCGGCCGGGATCCGTCGACAGGACGGGCTGCGGATCGGGTTGCTGAGCCAGGACACCGAATTCGACCGGCCCCACCTCAGCGCGCGGGCGATCTACGCCTCCGTGCTCGGCCAGGAGCGTGCCGCCGCCGTTCCACTGCTTTCCCTTGGCCTGTTGGGAAGGCGGGACCTCGGCAAGCCCGTCGCCGACCTTTCGGCCGGGCAGCGGCGGCGGCTCGCGCTGGCGCTGCTGGTCGCCGAGCAGCCCCAGCTGTTGCTGCTCGACGAGCCGACGAACCACCTCTCCCCCACGCTGTGCGACGAACTGGAGGACGCGCTGGGCAGTGGTCCCGGCGCGATCGTGGTGGCCAGCCACGACCGGTGGCTGCGCTCGCGCTGGCGCGGGAAAACCCTCCGGCTCGGCGACCGATGA
- a CDS encoding Ohr family peroxiredoxin → MSEITYTAVATSTAEGRNGGRATSDDGALDVTLAVPAAFGGAGGGTNPEQLFAAGWASCFVGAVRRVATAKQVRPGDLAVVAEVTLHHDTEANEFKLSAALHLEASGIDQATADELVHGAHQICPYSKATRGNVEVSLDATVA, encoded by the coding sequence ATGTCTGAAATCACCTACACCGCCGTCGCCACCTCCACCGCGGAGGGCCGCAACGGCGGCCGCGCAACCTCCGACGACGGCGCGCTCGACGTCACCCTCGCCGTGCCCGCGGCGTTCGGTGGTGCCGGGGGCGGCACGAACCCGGAGCAGTTGTTCGCCGCGGGCTGGGCGTCCTGCTTCGTCGGAGCCGTGCGCCGGGTGGCGACCGCGAAGCAGGTGCGGCCCGGTGACCTCGCCGTCGTCGCGGAGGTCACCCTCCACCACGACACCGAGGCGAACGAGTTCAAGCTGAGCGCCGCTCTGCACCTGGAGGCCTCGGGAATCGACCAGGCCACCGCCGACGAACTGGTCCACGGCGCGCACCAGATCTGCCCGTACTCGAAGGCGACCAGGGGCAACGTCGAAGTTTCCCTCGACGCCACCGTTGCCTAG
- the abc-f gene encoding ribosomal protection-like ABC-F family protein yields the protein MSDAAVVCTNLSFSWPDDTPVFDQLSFSLPGGRTGLVAPNGAGKSTLLKLVAGVLKPASGSVSVDGVLGYLPQDLPLTRDLSVAEVLGIAPVLRALEAIESGDTGEEHFTTIGTDWDVEERTRAQLARLGLGELALDRRLDTLSGGQIVSLGLAAQLLKRPDVLLLDEPTNNLDVEARHKLYEVLADWHGCLLVVSHDRELLDRMDRIAELDRGEIRFYGGNFTEYEQAVQAAREVAEKNIRNAEQEVKREKREMQQARERAARRASNASRNLGNAGLPKIFAGTMKRNAQESAAKADGTHGARLDAAKAKLDQAERSLREDQKIALQLPRTAVPAGRTLFLGEGLTVRELFAGDGVDLAIRGPERIALTGANGSGKSTLLRIVQGELEPDGGRVRRSDGRIAYLSQRLDLLDPDRTVAENLADAAPAMLPADRMNLLARFLFRGQRTQLPVGVLSGGERLRATLACVLFAEPAPQLLLLDEPTNNLDLVSAGQLESALNAYQGAFVVVSHDERFLANIGIQRRLRLEGGRLAEA from the coding sequence ATGTCCGACGCCGCTGTCGTCTGCACCAACCTGTCCTTCTCCTGGCCCGACGACACTCCCGTCTTCGACCAGCTCTCCTTCTCCCTGCCCGGCGGGCGCACCGGGCTGGTCGCCCCGAACGGCGCCGGGAAGTCCACTTTGCTCAAGCTCGTCGCCGGTGTGCTGAAGCCCGCGTCGGGCTCGGTCTCGGTGGACGGTGTGCTCGGCTATCTCCCGCAGGACCTGCCGCTGACGCGGGACCTGAGCGTGGCCGAGGTGCTGGGGATCGCCCCGGTGCTGCGCGCGCTGGAGGCCATCGAATCCGGGGACACCGGCGAAGAGCACTTCACCACCATCGGCACCGACTGGGACGTCGAGGAGCGCACCCGCGCCCAGCTGGCCCGGCTCGGCCTCGGCGAACTCGCGCTCGACCGCCGACTGGACACGTTGAGCGGTGGGCAGATCGTCTCGCTCGGGCTGGCCGCCCAGTTGCTCAAGCGGCCCGATGTGCTGTTGCTCGACGAACCCACCAACAACCTCGATGTCGAAGCACGCCACAAGCTCTACGAAGTGCTCGCGGACTGGCACGGTTGCCTGCTGGTGGTCAGCCACGACCGCGAGCTGCTCGACCGCATGGACCGCATCGCCGAACTCGACCGCGGGGAAATCCGGTTCTACGGCGGCAACTTCACCGAATACGAGCAGGCGGTGCAGGCCGCGCGCGAGGTCGCCGAGAAGAACATCCGCAACGCCGAGCAGGAGGTCAAGCGCGAGAAGCGCGAGATGCAGCAGGCGCGCGAGCGGGCCGCGCGCCGGGCCAGCAACGCCTCGCGCAACCTCGGCAACGCCGGGCTGCCGAAGATCTTCGCCGGGACCATGAAGCGCAACGCGCAGGAGTCGGCTGCCAAGGCCGACGGCACGCACGGCGCCCGGCTCGATGCGGCCAAGGCCAAACTGGACCAGGCCGAGCGTTCCCTGCGCGAGGACCAGAAGATCGCCCTGCAGTTGCCGCGGACCGCGGTGCCCGCCGGGCGCACGCTGTTCCTCGGTGAAGGGCTCACCGTGCGCGAGCTGTTCGCCGGTGACGGGGTCGACCTGGCGATCCGGGGTCCCGAGCGGATCGCGCTGACCGGCGCGAACGGCAGTGGGAAGTCCACCCTGCTGCGGATCGTGCAGGGTGAACTCGAACCGGACGGCGGGCGGGTACGCCGGTCCGACGGCCGGATCGCCTACCTGTCACAGCGGCTCGACCTGCTCGACCCCGACCGCACGGTGGCCGAGAACCTCGCGGACGCCGCGCCCGCCATGCTGCCCGCCGACCGGATGAACCTGCTGGCGCGCTTCCTGTTCCGCGGCCAGCGCACACAGCTGCCGGTGGGCGTGCTCTCCGGTGGCGAGCGGCTGCGCGCCACGCTGGCCTGCGTGCTGTTCGCCGAACCGGCGCCGCAGTTGCTGTTGCTCGACGAGCCGACCAACAATCTCGACCTGGTCAGCGCCGGGCAGCTGGAAAGCGCGCTCAACGCCTACCAGGGCGCGTTCGTGGTGGTCAGCCACGACGAGCGCTTCCTGGCGAACATCGGGATACAACGCAGGCTGCGGCTGGAAGGCGGACGGCTGGCCGAAGCGTGA